One part of the Paroedura picta isolate Pp20150507F chromosome 5, Ppicta_v3.0, whole genome shotgun sequence genome encodes these proteins:
- the ZDHHC17 gene encoding palmitoyltransferase ZDHHC17, with the protein MAAPLDEYEKEAGCVPILHPEEIKPPAHYNHGYTDTLGRKSHIDDYSTWDIVKATQYGIYERCRELVEAGYDVRQPDKENVTLLHWAAINNRLDLVKYYISKGAIVDQLGGDLNSTPLHWATRQGHLSMVVQLMKYGADPSLIDGEGCSCIHLAAQFGHTSIVAYLIAKGQDVDMMDQNGMTPLMWAAYRTHSVDPTRLLLTFNVSVNLGDKYHKNTALHWAVLAGNTTVISLLLEAGANVDAQNIKGESPLDLAKQRKNVWMINHLQEARQAKGYDNPSFLRKLRADKEFRQKVMLGTPFLVIWLVGFIADLDIDSWLIKGLMYGGVWAMVQFLSKSFFDHSMHSALPLGIYLATKFWMYVTWFFWFWNDLNFLFIHLPFLANSVALFYNFGKSWKSDPGIIKATEEQKKKTIVELAETGSLDLSIFCSTCLIRKPVRSKHCGVCNRCIAKFDHHCPWVGNCVGAGNHRYFMGYLFFLLFMICWMIYGCISYWGIHCQTSYTADGFWTYITQIATCSPWMFWMFLNSVFHFMWVAVLLMCQMYQISCLGITTNERMNARRYKHFKVTTTSIESPFNHGCIRNIIDFFEFRCCGLFRPVIVDWTRQYTIEYDQTSGSGYQLV; encoded by the exons GAAATCAAGCCCCCAGCCCATTATAACCATGGATACACTGATACTCTTGGGCGTAAAAGTCACATTGATGATTATAGCACGTGGGATATCGTCAAAGCTACACA GTATGGAATTTATGAACGTTGTCGAGAGTTGGTAGAAGCGGGCTATGATGTACGGCAACCAGATAAAGAAAATGTTACACTTCTGCATTGGGCTGCAATCAACAACAGATTAGATTTAGTGAA GTACTACATATCAAAAGGTGCTATTGTTGACCAGCTGGGAGGGGACCTAAATTCCACACCACTTCACTGGGCGACAAG ACAGGGTCATTTATCAATGGTTGTACAGCTAATGAAATATGGTGCCGATCCATCTTTAATTGATGGAGAAGGATGCAGTTGTATTCACTTGGCAGCCCAGTTTGGACATACCTCTATTGTTGCGTATCTAATAGCCAAGGGACAG GATGTAGACATGATGGATCAAAATGGAATGACTCCTTTAATGTGGGCGGCTTACAGAACACACAG tgtgGATCCAACACGGTTGCTGCTTACTTTTAATGTTTCAGTGAATCTAGGAGACAAATATCATAAGAATACAGCATTACACTGGGCAGTACTGGCAGGGAATACTACAGTGATTAGTCTCCTTCTAGAAGCTGGAGCTAATGTTGATGCTCAAAATATCAAG GGTGAATCACCACTTGATTTAgctaaacaaagaaaaaatgtttGGATGATAAACCACCTGCAGGAGGCAAGGCAGGCTAAAGGATACGACAATCCTTCATTCCTCCGCAAGCTGAGAGCTGATAAG GAGTTTCGTCAGAAGGTGATGCTAGGAACACCTTTCCTAGTTATTTGGCTGGTTGGGTTTATAGCAGACCTTGACATTGATTCCTGGCTCATTAAAGGATTGATGTATGGTGGCGTTTGGGCTATGGTTCAGTTTCTTTCCAA ATCATTTTTTGATCACTCCATGCATAGTGCACTGCCTCTTGGAATCTACCTAGCAACAAAATTCTGGATGTATGTTACATGGTTTTTCTGGTTTTGGAATG ATCTGAATTTCTTGTTCATCCACCTTCCATTCCTTGCCAATAGTGTTGCACTTTTCTATAATTTTGGAAAATCCTGGAAATCAGACCCAGGAATAATTAAAGCTacagaagaacaaaagaaaaag aCAATTGTAGAACTTGCAGAGACAGGAAGTCTGGACCTCAGCATATTCTGCAGTACCTGTTTG ATACGGAAGCCAGTGAGGTCCAAACATTGTGGCGTGTGCAATCGATGTATAGCCAAGTTTGACCACCACTGCCCCTGGGTCGGGAACTGTGTAG GAGCAGGCAACCATCGTTATTTCATGGGTTATCTGTTCTTTTTACTCTTCATGATTTGCTGGATGATTTATGGATGCATTTCTT actGGGGAATTCACTGTCAGACTAGCTACACAGCAGATGGATTTTGGACATATATTACTCAAATTGCTACCTGTTCACCTTGGATGTTTTGGATGTTCCTGAACAGTGTGTTTCACTTCATGTGGGTTGCTGTGCTACTCATGTGTCAGATGTATCAG ATCTCTTGTTTAGGTATTACTacaaatgaaagaatgaatgcaaGACGATATAAGCACTTTAAAGTTACAACAACATCCATTGAAAGCCCATTTAA CCATGGCTGTATAAGAAATATTATAGACTTCTTTGAATTCAGATGCTGTGGTCTTTTTCGTCCTGTTATTGTGGACTGGACAAGGCAGTATACAATAGAATATGACCAAACTTCTGGAAGTGGCTACCAGCTAGTGTAA